The genome window CAGATTTTGAACAAAACAATACTCGAATAGCCGTTTTTGGCAGTACTACTCAAAAAGAAGCTCTTGACCACGGATTACGTGTGGACATAATGGCGCCGACACCAGGAACACCATCAATGACAATGGCTTTGGAAAAATACATAGCAGAAGTTAATAAAGCTAAATAGCTCTATACTAAAACTGCTGATTTTATAAATCCAGATTCCAATTTATGTAAAATTGGAATCTGGATTTTTATTTTTTAAGCACTTTTCGATTATTTTTGATTACAGATTAAACCAAAACTGTTTTTTCTATTCAAATATACTCATGAAGAATGTTGCTATAAAGTTTTAAAACAAAAAACATTCGAAACCTTTTAGACCAATAAACAGATAAATCCAACTTATAAAACTAACCACAAAACTTTATGAAAAAAGCCCGATTAATTACTCTCTTACTTCCTTTATCGCTGTTAATTGTCAACTGTAACTCTGCAAAAAAAGGAAAATCAGATTATGTTGAAGTTAAAAAAATCAGTTACAAAACTGATGTCGAGCCTATAATCGCAAACAGCTGCTCTCCTTGCCACATACCGCCTCAAGGAAGAAAAGAACCGCTGGAAAACTACGAACATGTAAAAACAAATATTGCTTCAATATTAGAACGCGTTCAGCTGCCACAGGACAACCGTAAATTTATGCCTCCGGTAAATAAAAAACCAGCTTTGACCGCTGACCAGCTTTCCATTTTACTAAAATGGCAGCAACAAGGCATGCAGGAATAAATTTATCCCAATAAAAAACCAAATTCCAATTGTATTGAAATTTGGTTTTTTTATTTAGAATTTTATTTTTAACTACCTTCTATTCATATAAATAGAAACATAATACAATAAAGTAGCAATAGAACCTAATGCTGCAACCACATAAGTTCTGGCCGCCCATTTCAGAGAATCCTTAGCCCCTGCATGTTCCTGCTGTGTTAACATTCTTTTATTCTCCAGCCAAGCCAACGCACGATTGCTCGCATCATATTCTACCGGCAGGGTCACGATAGAAAATAAGGTTGTCGCGGCAAAAATCACAATTCCTATCAATAAAAGCGACGGAAATGTTCTAATCATCAGGATTCCTGCCAATAAAATCCACTGCATAAAAGAAGAAGCAACATTAACAATTGGCACCAATTGCGAACGCATCGTCAGCCACTGATAACCCACAGCATGCTGTACCGCGTGACCGCATTCGTGTGCCGCAACTGCAGCCGCTGCCGCATTTCTTTGGTTATAAACCGCTTCACTCAGATTGACTGTTTTATCCGCCGGATTGTAATGGTCTGTCAATTGACCCGGTGTTGAAATTACGCGAACGTCTCGTATACCATGATCGGCGAGCATTTTTTCAGCTATTTCGGCACCTGACATTCCGTTTTGCAAATGCAGTTTTGAATAAAACTCAAACTTATTCTTTAGTGTAGAACTCACTAGCCAGCTTGCCAGCATAATACCGCCCGCAAGTATCAAATAACTCATTCCCATATTTTTGTTTTTTATGTTTTAGTTTCTGAATAAACATCAAATTCTGAACCAAACTTAGAAAATGCCAATTTGACATCCGTTAAAAAATCTTTAAAAATGGTAATTTCAATTTCATTGACAATAAAAAATCCCAAATTCCAATCGTGAAATTGGAATTTGGGATTTGTATTTTCTTTTTAAAATAACTGCTAAAAAGCAAAATCTCTCTCTTTAGCCCCGATTGCAGAGGAAATCCTTGTGGGCTGGGGTTCAGCCCACAAGATTGCAGCGGAAAGCGGGAACAATCTATCCTGAAAATGCCTAATCTTTCTGCTCCTAAATTTTATTACTCCTCATCAGCATTCAGCTGGTTATTTACAGCTTCAAATTTTGCAATTAGATTATTAACTCTTGTCTGTTCTTTTTTGATTTCCTTTGGTCGCAGATAAAACCAGGTAAAACCTATCCATCCCAGCGTTACTGCATAGGTAACAACTGCCCAAAGGATTGTCATTCTCGATGCGTATTCATACATATATAAACTCAATCCTAACCCAAGCAGTATAAAATAAAGACTCATCATCGTAGACTGCAGAAAATGCTGTTTTGTTTTAATTGAAATTAATTTCTGCAGGTATTCACTATTACTCTGAGTATCATCGATTGTTTTGAAAAAGACAGCAAGTTTATTGTACACAAATAAATAAATTACCATCGCCAAAATGACTAAAACAATTCCGATTTTAGTCGAAATAAACTCAGGCTGAAATCGATACCAGATGAAAAGAATAAATACACTTGTTGCGATAAGAAGCACATTTGTTATAATTAATTTTCGCATGCTTACTCCCTTGAAATGTTTGAGTTTAGTAAACAGATCCTGAATATCGGGCGGAGTTACCGCCTGCTGTTTCCATAAGTTTTTGAAATCTATATTATTTTCCATTTTCTTTAAATTTTTGAGTCAGTTTTTCTTTTATTCTGTGGATTTTCACTCTGACATTTGCTTCCGAAAGCCCTAGAATTTTGGCAATTTCTGCCTGTTTTACTTCTTCCAGTTCCAGTGAAATGATGATACGTTCCGTTTCGGGCAATTCGGCTATGCATTTGTACAAAAACTGAATCTGAGGTTCCAATGAATGCTGTTTTTCTTCACTTAGATAAATGGGAAGTTCCGATTTTGGAAAGCGTTTTTCCTTTTCAATCTGCCTCAGACAATTATTGGAAGCAATCCTGAAAATCCAGGTTCCAATGCCCGATTCGTTTCTAAAAGTATCCAGCTTTTGCCAGACAATAATGAAGGTTTCCTGAGTTAAATCGGTTGCAGTATCATAATCATTTACAAATCCCATGCAGAGCCTGAATATTCTGTCCCAATATGTTTTATAGATATTTTCGAATTCCATTCTTACAATTTTATAAAGTTTTTCAGCTGTGCCATATACCATTCTTTATCGTCATACATAATAAAGTGCAATCCCTTGGTTGAATACTGAAAAATAGCCGTTTTTAAGTTTTTATACTGCGTTTCGATAGGCTCTTTGTAATTCGAAAAACCAAATTCCAGCAATATTAATGAAGGACATCTTATTGATGCGATTTTGTCTCTCAAATCAGTATTGGAAAAATCGCAGTACATTTCGCCAAACGTTTTTCTGTCGGATTTCATGCTCCAGCTGATTGCTTCTTCCTGTTTTGAGGCATCGGCCAAAAGCATAGCGATATTTCTTTTCTGCATCTGAAGAAATTCATCCTCAGACATTGCGTTTATTGGATTTACTATTGATGAACAGTCGTTGTTTTCTTTCGATTTAAAAGACGGATCTCTCAAAGCTGTTAAACAAGGAAGCGCATCAACAACCACAATTTTAGACATTAATTCAGGATAATCGGAAGCGATGGCCAAGGCAAGTCCTCCGCCCATGCTGTGCCCTACTATGATTGGTTTTTCGATTTTATTAGCTCTAATATAGTTCACAATTTCGGTTTCCCAATTTTTGAACGAAACATTTGGCTGTGATTTGACTCCGGCAAAACCAGCCATTGTAAAAGTATAACACGTAAAATCTTTTTCAAAATTGGCTTTTGTTTCATTCCAGACATCTCCAGAACTAGCAAATCCCGGCAGGAAAATAATAGATTGTTTTCCTTTTCCTGATTTTACAACCTCAAAAGGATAAGTTTTTGTTTGTGCAAACACATTTACACATAATGCCGAAAACAATAAAGCGATAACTAAGAATATATATTTTTTCATTTTTAATAGTTTTTAAATTGTTAATTAATCGGATCCTGCGTTTGGATACGAGAACTATTAAAATGTTACAAAAATTTTAAAAAAAAAATTCAATAGCAATATCAAAATTCAATAGCAATGACAATAAAAAAACATCACTTTGACGATTTGGATTGCGGAGATTCTTCCTTCGTCAGAATGACAAACTTTGAGTAAAACTCCACTGTTTAAAAACAAAACAACCGCAATCTTGTCATTCTTACGAAGGAAGAACCCCCACAAAGTATGACCATTTGCAAAATAAAAAAAATCCAAATCCCAACAACAGTTGAAATTTGGATTCTTAAAATATTTAATAAATCAGTTGCATTAACAATTAACAACTAACCATTTACAATTAATATTATCCTACCAAATTGATAATTTTCCCTGGAACGATAATCACCTTGTTTGGTGTTTTTCCATCCAGTTGTTTGATGGTTCTTTCGTCTTTCATAACGATTTCCTCAATTTGTTCCTTGGTTAAATCCAAAGGCAATTTGATAGTGAAACGCATTTTTCCGTTGAAAGACACCGGATATTCTTTTTCGCTTTCCACCAAATGCTTCTCTTCAAAAACAGGGAATGGAACCGTTGCAATCGAACCTTCATTTCCTAACAACGACCACAATTCCTCAGCGATATGAGGCGCATAAGGCGAAATCACAACCGCCAACGGCTCTAAAATCGCACGCGAATGACAGTTTTGAGCTGACAATTCATTCACACAAATCATGAACTGCGAAACCGAAGTATTGAAAGAGAAATTCTCAATATCATCAGCGACTTTCTTGATGGTTTTGTGTAACGATTTTAGGTTGTCTTTGGTTGGTTCGTCGTTATTTACAATTAAACCATTTTCATCAAAATACAAACGCCATAATTTTTTAAGGAAACCGAAAACTCCCGAAATTCCGGCAGTATTCCAAGGCTTTGCCTGCTCCAATGGTCCTAAGAACATCTCGTATAAACGCAAGGTATCGGCACCATATTCCGCACAAATATCATCAGGCGTTACTACATTGTATTTTGATTTTGACATTTTTTCAACTTCACTATCTACAATGAAATTATTTTCATTTAGAATAACTGAATCTCCAAAAAATGAATTATAAGAATCCCATTTTTTAAACTTATCCAATATCAATTCTCCTTTACTTGAAACATAATTAACTGGAATGTTATATGGTCTCGCTGAATGAATACTAACCGAAAGATTGCTCTTATTTGTTTCATAAATTTCCTTTTCATCTGTATCAATTAGAGAAATCACTAAATCGACAAATTTTTCATAACTATCATTTTCTAGTGTTTCGTGCGAAAGAATTATAGGTTTTATCAAATCAAATTCTTTTGATTGAAAATTATCACTTTGTAAAACAACAGTATCAAGTTTTAAGACTTTAGCACTCATCCCCAAAATCATTCCCTGATTAATCAGTTTTTTGAATGGTTCTTCGGTTGGAGCAAAACCTTTGTCTTTTAAAAATTTGTTCCAAAAACGGGAATACAATAAGTGACCTGTTGCGTGTTCGCTTCCGCCAATGTATAAATCCACGCTTTCCCAATATTTCAATGCGTCTTGACTAGCAAACTCCCCCTCATTTTGCGCATCCATATAACGCATCCAGTACCATGAACTTCCAGCCCAACCCGGCATGGTGTTCAATTCCAAAGGAAAAATCGAAGTATTGTCAACCAAATCGGTATTAACTACTTTATTACTATTAGTATCCCAAGCCCAAACAGAAGCGTTTCCTAATGGAGGCAATCCGTCTTCGGTTGGCAAATATTTCTCAACTTCAGGCAAAATAATCGGCAAATGTTTATTATCGATCATTTGAGGCAAACCATTCACATAATAAACAGGAAACGGCTCTCCCCAATATCTTTGGCGGGAGAAAACGGCATCACGCAAACGGTAATTTGTTTTTCCTTTTCCTTGACCAATTTTTTCCAGTTCAGCGATAACTTTCTTGGTCGCTTCTTTATAATTCAAACCGTTCAGGAAATCTGAATTGGCAATTTCTACATTATCTTTTGAACCATAAGCCGATTCCGAAATATCAACATTCGCAAAAATGTTTTTGATTTCAGGCATTCCGTTTTGACCTTTGAAGAAATTCGCAAAAGCATAATCCCTTTCGTCTCCGCAAGGAACCGCCATTACAGCTCCTGTCCCGTAACCCGCCAAAACATAGTCGCCAATCCAAACCGGAATTGGCTCTTTTGTAAACGGATGTTCCGCATAAGCACCTGTAAAAACTCCCGAAATAGTTTTCACATCAGCCATACGCTCTCTTTCGGAACGTTTTGCTGTTTTTTCGATATAGGCATCAACTTCCGCTTTTTGCTCCAGAGTTGTAATTTGTGCCACCAATTCGTGTTCCGGTGCCAAAGTCATAAATGTAACTCCGAAAATGGTATCAGGACGGGTGGTGAAAACTTCTATAAAAGAGTCCAAAGTCGAAGGTCCAAAGTCTGAAAGTGTAGCTCCACTTTCGACATTCGACTTTTGACTTTTGACTTTAAAAGAAACCATCGCTCCAACCGATTTTCCAATCCAGTTTCGTTGCGATTCTTTAATCGATTCGCTCCAGTCAATCGTATCCAAACCTTGTAATAAACGCTCAGCATAAGCCGAAATTCGCATACTCCATTGTGTCATTTTTTTGCGTACAACCGGAAAACCGCCACGTTCCGAAACACCGTTTACAATTTCGTCATTTGCCAAAACCGTTCCCAATCCGGGACACCAGTTCACTTCAGTCTCTGCCAAATAAGTCAATCGATACTGCAACAAAATACGCTCCTGCTCCTCTTTTACGAAAGCGTTCCATTCATCAGCAGAAAAAATTTCTATATTATCGTCGCAAACCGCGTTTACGTTTGCATTTCCTTCTGACGAAAAAACAGAAACCAAAGTCGCAATGTCTTCCGCTTTGTCGGTATCTTTATTGTACCACGAATTGAACAATTGGATAAAAATCCACTGCGTATGTTTGTAATAATCCGGGTTGGAAGTACGAACTTCACGATCCCAATCAAATGAAAATCCTATTTTATCCAACTGTTTTCTGTAACCGGCAATCACTTTTCCTTCCTTGTCCACACCTCCGTCAATGTTTACGCGCGTTGTGTCCTCAGGACGTTGCCCGGTCTGAATCGCATACTGCTCCGCAGGAAGCCCAAAACTGTCATATCCCATTGGGTGCAACACGTTAAAACCTTGGTGTCTTTTGTATCTCGAATACACATCCGAAGCGATGTATCCCAGCGGATGCCCAACGTGCAATCCCGCTCCCGATGGGTACGGAAACATGTCCAAAACATAATGTTTCGGCTTATCTGAATCATTTTTGGCCGCAAAAGTTTTGTTATCAGCCCAGTATTTTTGCCATTTGGCTTCTATTTCGTTCGGATTGTATTTCATTCCTTCTATATATTGTTTTTTAATAGAGTCATGCTTTCGCATACTCAAGTCATCTTTATAAGTTGCTAAGTTACTGAGTAACTAAGTTTCTAAGTTTTAAATTATAAAAGCGCAAATTTACGTTTATTGTGGCTTGTTACCAAAGCTTGCTTAATAGTTTTTTGGAGCAGAACATTTTATATTTTTCACAAGTTCAATCCCGCTTTTCACTGCAATCTTTTGTAGAGAGGGGTTTGAAACCCCTCTCTACAAAAGGATTTTCGTTTCAATCGGGGCTAAAATTCAGCATTTTTACATTTTTGAAATTTTCCAAAATATAATTCTTGCAAAGACTCTAAGCCACAAAGAAATCGGATTTAAGCTTTGCGCCTTCGTGTCTTTGCGAGAGTCACGGCATTCGCTTTTAAAAGTTTCTGACACGAATTACACTAATTTGCACGAATTAAGATTGCTGTTTAATTACACAAAACATTCGAAACTGTAAAAAGTTGTAAAATTTGATTTCATTTTTGATAAGAATTAGTGTTAATTGGTGAAATTCGTGTTTATCTTTTTTTAAATGCGAATGCCCTGTGCGAGAGTAGCATTGAGCACGCATCTCACAAAATAAAAAAAGCATTCTTTTGTAATAAAAAAACAAACACCCCACTTTTTATAAGTAAAAATACGTATGTTTGCAGTATGTTTTAATTAACACACCTAATGACTACAGTTAAAAAATACGACATAAAAGTCCGCCTTTGGATTGAAGAAACCGAAGGTCCATTTTTGGGTATTGGTAAAGTCTGGTTATTAGAAAATATTCAAAAAACAGGTTCAATAACTAATGCTGCCAAAGAAATGAAAATGGCATACCGTCAGGCTTGGCAGTTAGTAGAAGAAATGAACCAGCGTGCCGAAAGTCCCCTAGTCGAAAAAGTATTGGGCGGCAAAGGCGGCGGCGGAACCAAATTAACCGAAGCAGGTGAAAAAGCCATTCAGACATTTCATGAAATCGAAAAAAGGATTAAGGATTTCGCTCAAAAAGAAACCCAGAATCTGAAGTTCTAAAATTTTTTATCAATCACTATTCCTTTTTAAACATACTGAATTATTAAAACAAACAACAGCTAACTAAATCACAATTATCAGTATTCTTTTTTAAACATACTGAAAAACCATTTTTATGAAGAAAAAATTCCCCCTCATTTTACTTGCCATTGGTCTGAAAAGTTTCGCTCAATCCGGAGACTCAAAAAAAGAACAAGACACTATCAAAAAAGAAATTCTCAAAGAAGTTGTAATCTCAGCTTCCCGTACCAAAGAAACTTTTTTGCGTTCCCCCATCACCATCGAACAATTAAAATCGGCCGATGCCAAAAACTACGGTTCACCATCCAATTTTGATGCTTTAGAAAATTTAAAAAGCGTACAGGTTATCACACCCAGTTTAGGTTTCAAAGTCATAAACACCCGAGGATTTGCCAATACTACCAACGTCCGTTTTGCCCAATTAGTGGACGGAGTAGACAACCAGGCACCACACTTGGGCGCACCGATTGCGAACGCATTGGGAGCAAATGATCTTGATATCGATAAAATCGAAGTTATTCCCGGAGCTGCTTCCGCTTTATACGGAATGAATGC of Flavobacterium marginilacus contains these proteins:
- a CDS encoding zinc metallopeptidase yields the protein MGMSYLILAGGIMLASWLVSSTLKNKFEFYSKLHLQNGMSGAEIAEKMLADHGIRDVRVISTPGQLTDHYNPADKTVNLSEAVYNQRNAAAAAVAAHECGHAVQHAVGYQWLTMRSQLVPIVNVASSFMQWILLAGILMIRTFPSLLLIGIVIFAATTLFSIVTLPVEYDASNRALAWLENKRMLTQQEHAGAKDSLKWAARTYVVAALGSIATLLYYVSIYMNRR
- a CDS encoding RNA polymerase sigma factor, encoding MEFENIYKTYWDRIFRLCMGFVNDYDTATDLTQETFIIVWQKLDTFRNESGIGTWIFRIASNNCLRQIEKEKRFPKSELPIYLSEEKQHSLEPQIQFLYKCIAELPETERIIISLELEEVKQAEIAKILGLSEANVRVKIHRIKEKLTQKFKENGK
- a CDS encoding alpha/beta fold hydrolase, with translation MKKYIFLVIALLFSALCVNVFAQTKTYPFEVVKSGKGKQSIIFLPGFASSGDVWNETKANFEKDFTCYTFTMAGFAGVKSQPNVSFKNWETEIVNYIRANKIEKPIIVGHSMGGGLALAIASDYPELMSKIVVVDALPCLTALRDPSFKSKENNDCSSIVNPINAMSEDEFLQMQKRNIAMLLADASKQEEAISWSMKSDRKTFGEMYCDFSNTDLRDKIASIRCPSLILLEFGFSNYKEPIETQYKNLKTAIFQYSTKGLHFIMYDDKEWYMAQLKNFIKL
- a CDS encoding leucine--tRNA ligase, translating into MKYNPNEIEAKWQKYWADNKTFAAKNDSDKPKHYVLDMFPYPSGAGLHVGHPLGYIASDVYSRYKRHQGFNVLHPMGYDSFGLPAEQYAIQTGQRPEDTTRVNIDGGVDKEGKVIAGYRKQLDKIGFSFDWDREVRTSNPDYYKHTQWIFIQLFNSWYNKDTDKAEDIATLVSVFSSEGNANVNAVCDDNIEIFSADEWNAFVKEEQERILLQYRLTYLAETEVNWCPGLGTVLANDEIVNGVSERGGFPVVRKKMTQWSMRISAYAERLLQGLDTIDWSESIKESQRNWIGKSVGAMVSFKVKSQKSNVESGATLSDFGPSTLDSFIEVFTTRPDTIFGVTFMTLAPEHELVAQITTLEQKAEVDAYIEKTAKRSERERMADVKTISGVFTGAYAEHPFTKEPIPVWIGDYVLAGYGTGAVMAVPCGDERDYAFANFFKGQNGMPEIKNIFANVDISESAYGSKDNVEIANSDFLNGLNYKEATKKVIAELEKIGQGKGKTNYRLRDAVFSRQRYWGEPFPVYYVNGLPQMIDNKHLPIILPEVEKYLPTEDGLPPLGNASVWAWDTNSNKVVNTDLVDNTSIFPLELNTMPGWAGSSWYWMRYMDAQNEGEFASQDALKYWESVDLYIGGSEHATGHLLYSRFWNKFLKDKGFAPTEEPFKKLINQGMILGMSAKVLKLDTVVLQSDNFQSKEFDLIKPIILSHETLENDSYEKFVDLVISLIDTDEKEIYETNKSNLSVSIHSARPYNIPVNYVSSKGELILDKFKKWDSYNSFFGDSVILNENNFIVDSEVEKMSKSKYNVVTPDDICAEYGADTLRLYEMFLGPLEQAKPWNTAGISGVFGFLKKLWRLYFDENGLIVNNDEPTKDNLKSLHKTIKKVADDIENFSFNTSVSQFMICVNELSAQNCHSRAILEPLAVVISPYAPHIAEELWSLLGNEGSIATVPFPVFEEKHLVESEKEYPVSFNGKMRFTIKLPLDLTKEQIEEIVMKDERTIKQLDGKTPNKVIIVPGKIINLVG
- a CDS encoding winged helix-turn-helix domain-containing protein, which codes for MTTVKKYDIKVRLWIEETEGPFLGIGKVWLLENIQKTGSITNAAKEMKMAYRQAWQLVEEMNQRAESPLVEKVLGGKGGGGTKLTEAGEKAIQTFHEIEKRIKDFAQKETQNLKF